In Vespa crabro chromosome 7, iyVesCrab1.2, whole genome shotgun sequence, a single window of DNA contains:
- the LOC124425367 gene encoding hemicentin-2-like, producing the protein MFKRMLLLMSVFARFAVAEVVLGDVDEPIPVLDITAVAGFKAQIPCDIEPPTKDEMVIMVFWYKDGKEGEPIYSVDARGRAVGQAKLWSDPYVFGERATMRTNVMPAELEIDPLQSTDGGVYTCRVDFKDSPTKNQKINLTVIVPSKKPVIYMGSSKVLAKILQPFNEGSEMTLLCEVIGGTPPPRVTWYFEGKLLDDTYTLEHGDVTINRLDVSRVTRDFLRARLICRASNTQLMSPLTSEIILDVNLKPLIVNITNKRNHISALRTYEIECASSGSRPEAIITWWKGTHQVKHMARNFADSPNITRSVLSYVPTIEDEGKYLTCRAENPVVPDSALEDRWRLLVHYAPVVTIKLGSSLRANDINEGDDVYFECDVRANPKAYKLAWFKDGKELHQNATAGIILPGGNSLVLQSVTRSSAGEYSCMATNLEGKSTSRPVTLEIMYAPICKEGSSTQVVGALKHETISLVCGVQSKPPPTTFQWTFNNSGELMNVPANRFTQVKPLSLVTSHWHGSRMNYTPSNDMDYGTIACWARNRIGLQKTPCLFQIIVAGKPYPLQNCTYVQSTGAFSYRMGHEDFKATDPRDADWLIVRCSEGFDGGLPLTNYELEVYSEDNVYHVNTIYLNHTDRSTGPVFEVSGLEPGCNYRLHLYAVNAKGRSDPVVLEPVSLKGVAMYTTGRGTSEETTDYSLLVACFAGGITAVCILIVGITLTLYRRNHPMQGIKTLTEVVQYESKDNRMLATTTTMPGVAGAMMTSNTTSKDIRDEFKERSSGMPTELPDDDPDLIPNKLLEQRPDIFEPNYAPSGANRTKDFGCLEELDFPSPSSVLRAKDSWIYPNGYVERGGSERSLSPARPSTLPVHRTHDIYTRSLRVQESCI; encoded by the exons TTCCCGTATTAGACATAACGGCAGTGGCCGGTTTCAAAGCGCAAATACCTTGCGATATCGAGCCACCGACGAAAGACGAGATGGTTATCATGGTCTTTTGGTACAAAGACGGGAAGGAAGGCGAGCCAATATACAGTGTGGATGCCCGCGGTAGAGCCGTAGGTCAAGCAAAGCTTTGGTCGGATCCATATGTATTTGGGGAAAGAGCGACTATGAGGACAAACGTGATGCCAGCTGAACTAGAGATCGATCCTTTGCAATCGACCGACGGAGGAGTATATACATGTAGAGTGGACTTTAAGGATAGCCCAACGAAGAATCAGAAGATCAACCTCACCGTTATAG TGCCATCAAAGAAACCGGTGATCTACATGGGCTCGAGTAAAGTTCTGGCGAAGATATTACAACCCTTTAACGAGGGTAGCGAGATGACGCTATTGTGCGAGGTGATCGGAGGCACGCCACCACCGAGGGTCACTTGGTATTTTGAAGGAAAATTACTCGACGATACGTACACGTTAGAGCATGGAGACGTTACTATAAATCGTTTGGATGTATCGCGAGTTACAAGGGATTTTTTAAGGGCTAGGTTGATTTGCAGAGCGAGCAATACACAACTTATGTCTCCGTTAACATCCGAGATTATTCTCGACGTTAATC taaAACCATTAATAGTGAAtataacaaacaaacgaaatcACATATCGGCATTAAGAACGTACGAAATAGAATGTGCGAGTTCTGGTTCAAGACCGGAAGCCATTATAACTTGGTGGAAAGGGACGCATCAAGTGAAGCATATGGCTAGAAAT TTTGCAGATAGTCCGAACATAACGAGAAGTGTGCTGAGTTATGTTCCTACAATCGAGGACGAAGGAAAGTATTTGACTTGTCGTGCCGAAAATCCTGTTGTACCTGACAGTGCCTTGGAAGATAGATGGCGATTGCTCGTTCATT ACGCTCCAGTGGTCACGATCAAATTGGGCTCGAGTTTGCGGGCGAACGATATAAACGAGGGTGACGACGTCTACTTCGAGTGCGACGTCCGGGCCAATCCAAAAGCTTACAAGTTGGCCTGGTTCAAGGACGGCAAAGAATTACATCAGAACGCGACAGCCGGGATCATACTTCCTGGTGGTAATTCTTTGGTTTTGCAGAGTGTAACTAGAAGTTCGGCTGGCGAGTATTCGTGTATGGCTACCAATCTTGAAGGAAAATCTACCAGTAGACCAGTTACTTTAGAGATAATGT atGCCCCAATTTGCAAAGAAGGCTCATCAACACAAGTGGTAGGCGCGTTAAAGCACGAGACGATATCTCTCGTTTGCGGTGTACAATCGAAACCACCTCCTACGACCTTTCAATGGACGTTCAACAACTCCGGCGAACTGATGAACGTGCCGGCGAACCGATTCACGCAGGTCAAACCGTTGAGCCTCGTCACGAGCCATTGGCACGGCTCCAGAATGAATTACACGCCGTCGAACGACATGGACTATGGGACGATAGCTTGCTGGGCGAGAAATCGTATAGGGCTGCAGAAAACGCCCTGTCTTTTTCAGATCATTGTAGCTGGGAAGCCATACCCACTGCAGaattgtacatacgtacaatcGACCGGAGCCTTCTCCTATCGAATGG GACACGAAGACTTTAAAGCTACCGACCCGAGGGACGCCGATTGGTTGATCGTCAGATGCTCCGAGGGATTTGACGGTGGTCTGCCGTTGACTAATTACGAGTTGGAGGTTTACAGCGAGGATAACGTTTATCATGTAAATACTATTTACTTGAATCACACGGATAGATCAACTGGCCCGGTCTTTGAGGTATCAGGATTGGAACCAGGTTGCAATTATAGGCTACATCTTTATGCCGTAAATGCAAAAGGTCGAAGCGATCCCGTCGTCCTTGAACCTGTTTCTCTCAAAGGAGTCGCCATGTATACAAcag GTCGTGGCACTTCCGAAGAAACTACAGATTACAGTCTATTGGTGGCTTGCTTTGCCGGCGGTATAACAGCGGTGTGCATCCTTATTGTTGGAATAACTTTAACTCTCTATCGTCGGAATCATCCGATGCAAGGTATAAAGACATTAACAGAAGTGGTTCAATATGAGAGTAAAGATAATCGAATGTTAGCAACAACTACTACTATGCCCGGTGTGGCCGGTGCTATGATGACAAGTAATACTACTAGCAAGGACATAAGAGATGAGTTTAAAGAACGTAGCAGTGGAATGCCAACAGAATTACCCGACGACGATCCGGACTTGATACCAAACAAGCTCTTAGAGCAACGACCCGACATTTTCGAGCCAAACTATGCGCCAAGTGGAGCGAATAGAACGAAAGACTTTGGTTGCCTCGAGGAGCTTGATTTTCCTTCGCCATCCTCGGTTCTACGAGCGAAGGATTCCTGGATCTACCCAAACGGTTACGTTGAGAGAGGAGGATCCGAAAGGAGCCTTAGTCCAGCTCGACCTAGCACGTTACCGGTTCATCGTACTCATGATATCTATACGAGGAGTCTTCGTGTTCAGGAAAGTTGTATATAA